One genomic region from Streptomyces venezuelae encodes:
- a CDS encoding S1C family serine protease translates to MSTENEGTAVPADPTAPSAPPTPPTPPAPSAPPASEAMAKEQTPAQAPAPEPTPAAAPVPTPAPEHATVAALVPPAAPPAPAPEPAAVGGAGGWPPPPPAVPAWGAPVPPVPVAPEAPRKRTGGLVAAVLVAALVAGGVGGGIGYWAAQRGDGESTGSTTVSSGEAPASFKRDPGTVAAVAAKALPSVVTIQAKSGGAQGESEGGTGTGFVYDQEGHIVTNNHVVASAAEGGALSVTFSDGKTYDAEVVGRAQGYDVAVLKLTNAPKGLKPLPLGNSDQVAVGDSTIAIGAPFGLSNTVTTGIISAKNRPVASGDGQGGGNSYMSALQTDASINPGNSGGPLLDASGAVIGINSAIQSTGNGFGQSQAGSIGLGFAIPVNQAKNVAQQLIKTGKPVYPVIGATVNMTEQGEGATIAAQGSGGTASVTPNGPAAKAGLKAGDVITGFGGHVIDSGPTLISEIWTHKPGDSVKITYERDGKTATATVTLGERTGDS, encoded by the coding sequence GTGAGCACCGAGAACGAGGGCACGGCGGTTCCGGCGGACCCGACTGCCCCGTCCGCCCCTCCGACGCCTCCGACCCCTCCCGCACCTTCGGCGCCGCCGGCATCGGAGGCAATGGCGAAGGAGCAGACACCGGCACAGGCCCCTGCTCCCGAGCCCACCCCGGCCGCGGCACCGGTCCCGACTCCGGCTCCTGAGCACGCGACGGTCGCGGCTCTCGTGCCGCCCGCCGCTCCCCCGGCCCCTGCTCCCGAGCCCGCTGCCGTCGGTGGGGCCGGTGGCTGGCCCCCGCCCCCGCCGGCCGTACCGGCCTGGGGTGCGCCCGTCCCGCCCGTGCCCGTCGCTCCCGAGGCGCCCCGCAAGCGGACCGGCGGCCTCGTGGCGGCGGTCCTGGTCGCGGCGCTCGTCGCGGGCGGTGTCGGCGGCGGCATCGGCTACTGGGCGGCTCAGCGGGGCGACGGCGAGAGCACCGGCTCGACGACGGTCTCCTCGGGCGAGGCACCGGCCTCGTTCAAGCGCGACCCGGGCACGGTCGCCGCGGTCGCGGCGAAGGCGCTGCCGAGTGTGGTCACGATCCAGGCGAAGTCCGGCGGAGCGCAGGGCGAGAGCGAGGGCGGCACGGGCACCGGCTTCGTGTACGACCAGGAAGGCCACATCGTCACCAACAACCACGTGGTGGCGTCGGCGGCGGAGGGCGGCGCGCTCTCCGTGACGTTCTCCGACGGCAAGACGTACGACGCGGAGGTCGTCGGCCGGGCCCAGGGCTACGACGTGGCCGTCCTGAAGCTCACGAACGCCCCGAAGGGGCTGAAGCCGCTGCCGCTCGGCAACTCCGACCAGGTGGCGGTCGGCGACTCGACGATCGCGATCGGCGCGCCCTTCGGCCTCTCGAACACGGTGACGACGGGCATCATCAGCGCCAAGAACCGCCCGGTGGCCTCCGGCGACGGCCAGGGCGGCGGCAACTCGTACATGAGCGCGCTGCAGACCGACGCCTCGATCAACCCGGGCAACTCCGGCGGCCCGTTGCTCGACGCGAGCGGCGCGGTCATCGGCATCAACTCGGCCATCCAGTCCACCGGGAACGGCTTCGGCCAGTCCCAGGCCGGCTCGATCGGCCTCGGCTTCGCGATTCCGGTCAACCAGGCGAAGAACGTGGCCCAGCAGCTGATCAAGACGGGCAAGCCGGTCTACCCGGTGATCGGCGCGACCGTGAACATGACCGAGCAGGGCGAGGGCGCGACGATCGCGGCCCAGGGCTCCGGCGGCACTGCCTCGGTCACCCCGAACGGCCCGGCGGCGAAGGCGGGGCTCAAGGCCGGCGACGTGATCACGGGCTTCGGAGGCCATGTGATCGACAGCGGCCCCACGCTCATCAGCGAGATCTGGACCCACAAGCCGGGCGACTCGGTCAAGATCACCTACGAGCGCGACGGCAAGACGGCCACGGCCACGGTCACCCTCGGCGAGCGCACGGGCGACAGCTAG